In Populus trichocarpa isolate Nisqually-1 chromosome 16, P.trichocarpa_v4.1, whole genome shotgun sequence, a genomic segment contains:
- the LOC18106263 gene encoding uncharacterized protein LOC18106263 produces the protein MGSGMLGLELPLHQPENPQNPNHMNHPQVLAYTDHESDHRQHSQQSVKHAYPYASSTKPKQLLSPLSDEDEPSFTGDDNTTDGKRKMSPWQRMKWTDHMVRLLIMAVFYIGDDVGSEGSDPIGKKKPGGLAQKKGKWKSVSRAMMEKGFYVSPQQCEDKFNDLNKRYKRVNDILGKGTACRVVENQNLLDTMDLSPKMKEEVRKLLNSKHLFFREMCAYHNSCGHAPSWVAFGSNHSPEMATGPSPAHAQQHQRCSHSTENAQVVTNSRTETEGSKMAKRAINEEDEVEDDDDDDSDNDEDDCEDDGDEAIEGNSRHQNGHGQGDEDNRDEKSSRKRPRKDVFSATSPLMQQLNGEIMNVLQDVAKSSWEKKHWMRLRLMQLEEQQVSYQCQAYELEKQRLKWVKFSSKKEREMEGVKLENERRRLENERMVLIVRKKELELLDTQHQQQQQQQQQLPSNKRSDTSSIAG, from the coding sequence ATGGGATCAGGAATGTTAGGACTAGAATTGCCGCTCCACCAACCAGAAAACCCACAAAACCCTAACCACATGAACCATCCCCAAGTGTTAGCTTATACCGACCATGAATCTGATCACCGCCAACACTCCCAACAATCTGTCAAACATGCCTATCCTTATGCCTCCTCCACAAAGCCCAAACAATTATTATCGCCATTGAGTGATGAAGATGAGCCTTCTTTCACTGGAGATGACAACACTACTGATGGAAAAAGGAAAATGTCTCCATGGCAAAGAATGAAGTGGACTGATCACATGGTTAGGCTCCTTATAATGGCAGTTTTTTACATTGGTGATGACGTTGGGTCTGAAGGGAGTGACCCTATAGGCAAGAAAAAGCCAGGTGGCCTGGCGCAGAAGAAAGGGAAATGGAAATCAGTTTCTCGGGCAATGATGGAGAAAGGATTTTATGTATCTCCACAGCAATGTGAGGATAAATTCAATGACTTGAACAAGAGGTATAAGAGGGTTAATGACATCCTAGGGAAGGGGACTGCTTGCAGGGTTGTGGAGAATCAAAATTTACTTGATACTATGGATTTGTCACCAAAAATGAAGGAAGAGGTGAGAAAATTGCTCAATTCCAAGCACTTGTTTTTCAGAGAAATGTGTGCCTATCATAACAGCTGTGGCCATGCTCCAAGTTGGGTTGCCTTTGGTAGTAATCACTCACCAGAGATGGCTACAGGCCCATCTCCTGCGCATGCTCAGCAACATCAAAGGTGTTCCCATTCAACTGAAAATGCTCAAGTTGTGACCAATTCAAGGACAGAAACAGAAGGGTCAAAAATGGCAAAAAGGGCAATAAATGAAGAGGATGAGGTAGAGGATGACGACGATGATGACAGCGACAATGATGAAGATGACTGCGAAGATGATGGGGATGAGGCAATAGAAGGCAATTCTAGGCATCAAAACGGGCATGGGCAAGGGGATGAAGACAACCGTGATGAAAAATCATCAAGGAAAAGGCCAAGAAAGGATGTGTTTTCAGCAACATCACCTTTGATGCAGCAATTGAATGGTGAAATAATGAACGTGCTCCAAGATGTTGCAAAGAGTTCTTGGGAGAAGAAGCATTGGATGAGGCTGAGGTTGATGCAATTAGAGGAACAGCAAGTGAGCTACCAATGTCAGGCGTATGAGCTGGAAAAGCAAAGGTTGAAGTGGGTGAAATTCAGTAGCAAGAAAGAGAGGGAAATGGAGGGAGTAAAGCTAGAGAATGAGAGAAGGCGGCTTGAAAATGAGAGAATGGTACTGATTGTGAGGAAGAAAGAGCTTGAGTTGCTTGATACTCaacatcagcagcagcagcagcagcagcagcaactacCTTCAAACAAGCGGAGCGATACATCTTCCATTGCTGGGTAA
- the LOC7468790 gene encoding pentatricopeptide repeat-containing protein At5g03800 — translation MASISQTPVTTAITLYPLCLPSQNSFYFPSKPPPTTSQPPPQPLTSHILSKPNHLHRCHFSSCTSQFLLSSPLSLTKPQNLESSFPLDSNYHSPQTNTDCLIEVDDLFNLLRLSVKYTDIDLARALHASILKLGEDTHLGNAVIAAYIKLGLVVDAYEVFMGMSTPDVVSYSALISSFSKLNRETEAIQLFFRMRISGIEPNEYSFVAILTACIRSLELEMGLQVHALAIKLGYSQLVFVANALIGLYGKCGCLDHAIHLFDEMPQRDIASWNTMISSLVKGLSYEKALELFRVLNQNKGFKADQFTLSTLLTACARCHARIQGREIHAYAIRIGLENNLSVSNAIIGFYTRCGSLNHVAALFERMPVRDIITWTEMITAYMEFGLVDLAVDMFNKMPEKNSVSYNALLTGFCKNNEGLKALNLFVRMVQEGAELTDFTLTGVINACGLLLKLEISRQIHGFIIKFGFRSNACIEAALIDMCSKCGRMDDADRMFQSLSTDGGNSIIQTSMICGYARNGLPEEAICLFYRCQSEGTMVLDEVAFTSILGVCGTLGFHEVGKQIHCQALKTGFHAELGVGNSIISMYSKCYNIDDAIKAFNTMPGHDVVSWNGLIAGQLLHRQGDEALAIWSSMEKAGIKPDAITFVLIVSAYKFTSSNLLDECRSLFLSMKMIHDLEPTSEHYASLVGVLGYWGLLEEAEELINKMPFDPEVSVWRALLDGCRLHANTSIGKRVAKHIIGMEPRDPSTYVLVSNLYAASGRWHCSEMVRENMRDRGLRKHPCRSWVIIKKQLHTFYARDKSHPQSKDIYSGLDILILKCLKAGYEPDMSFVLQEVEEQQKKDFLFYHSAKLAATYGLLKTRPGEPIRVVKNILLCRDCHTFLKYATVVTQREIIFRDASGFHCFSNGQCSCKGYW, via the coding sequence ATGGCTTCCATTTCTCAAACCCCCGTTACCACCGCTATCACCCTATATCCCTTATGTCTTCCATCTCAAAACTCCTTTTACTTCCCTTCAAAACCACCACCAACCACCAGCCAACCACCGCCTCAACCACTTACTTCACACATTCTCTCTAAACCCAATCACCTCCACCGCTGTCATTTCTCCTCCTGCACCTCTCAATTCCTCCTATCCTCACCCCTTTCTCTCACTAAACCCCAAAATCTTGAATCCTCTTTCCCTTTAGACTCTAATTATCATTCTCCTCAGACCAACACTGACTGTCTCATTGAAGTTGACgatttattcaatttgcttcGCTTGTCGGTCAAGTACACTGACATTGATCTTGCAAGAGCTTTACATGCTTCCATTCTCAAACTTGGAGAGGATACCCATCTGGGCAATGCTGTCATAGCAGCTTATATCAAGTTGGGTCTTGTTGTTGATGCTTATGAGGTTTTTATGGGAATGTCTACTCCCGATGTGGTGTCTTACAGTGCTTTAATTTCGAGTTTTTCTAAGTTGAATCGAGAAACTGAAGCCATCCAACTTTTCTTTAGAATGAGGATTTCAGGTATTGAGCCTAATGAGTACAGTTTTGTTGCTATTTTAACTGCCTGTATTCGGAGTTTGGAATTGGAAATGGGTTTGCAAGTTCATGCTTTGGCAATCAAGTTGGGTTATTCACAACTTGTTTTTGTTGCCAATGCCTTGATCGGTTTGTATGGAAAGTGTGGTTGTTTGGACCACGCGATTcatttgtttgatgaaatgcctCAAAGAGATATTGCGTCATGGAATACCATGATTTCGAGTTTGGTGAAAGGTTTATCATATGAAAAAGCCTTAGAACTGTTTCGTGTCTTGAATCAAAATAAGGGGTTTAAAGCTGATCAATTCACGCTTTCGACTCTTTTGACTGCTTGTGCTAGGTGCCATGCTAGGATACAAGGCAGAGAGATTCATGCTTATGCCATTAGAATTGGATTAGAGAACAATTTGAGCGTGAGCAATGCCATTATCGGGTTCTACACTAGGTGTGGAAGTCTGAACCATGTAGCGGCTCTGTTTGAGAGGATGCCAGTCAGAGATATAATTACTTGGACTGAGATGATCACAGCATATATGGAATTTGGGTTGGTGGATTTGGCTGTAGACATGTTTAACAAGATGCCCGAAAAGAATTCTGTGTCTTATAATGCACTTTTGACAGGATTTTGCAAAAATAATGAAGGGTTGAAGGCACTCAATTTATTTGTTAGAATGGTCCAAGAAGGAGCAGAGTTAACAGATTTCACATTGACTGGTGTCATTAATGCTTGCGGATTGCTTTTGAAATTGGAAATCAGTAGGCAAATTCATGGGTTTATCATCAAGTTTGGTTTCAGGTCAAATGCTTGTATTGAAGCAGCCCTGATTGATATGTGCTCAAAGTGTGGAAGGATGGATGATGCTGATAGGATGTTTCAAAGTTTGTCAACTGATGGGGGTAACTCAATAATCCAAACATCAATGATATGTGGCTATGCTCGAAATGGGCTGCCAGAGGAGGCAATTTGTCTTTTCTACCGTTGCCAGTCAGAGGGGACAATGGTTCTAGATGAAGTTGCATTCACTTCAATACTTGGCGTCTGTGGAACTTTAGGATTCCATGAGGTGGGGAAGCAAATCCACTGTCAAGCTTTAAAAACTGGGTTTCATGCTGAATTAGGGGTTGGAAATTCCATAATTAGCATGTATTCCAAGTGTTACAACATAGATGATGCAATTAAGGCTTTCAATACTATGCCGGGACACGATGTAGTTTCGTGGAATGGTTTGATTGCAGGCCAACTTCTTCACCGGCAGGGCGATGAGGCCTTGGCTATCTGGTCTAGTATGGAGAAGGCAGGCATAAAGCCGGATGCAATCacttttgttttgattgtttcaGCTTATAAATTCACCAGCTCAAATTTACTGGATGAGTGTCGCAGTTTGTTTCTCTCAATGAAAATGATTCATGATCTGGAACCCACTTCAGAGCATTACGCCTCCTTAGTTGGTGTCTTGGGGTACTGGGGTCTCCTTGAAGAAGCAGAGGAGTTGATCAATAAGATGCCTTTTGACCCTGAGGTTTCTGTTTGGCGAGCTTTGCTTGACGGTTGCAGGCTCCATGCAAACACAAGCATTGGAAAGCGTGTTGCAAAGCACATAATTGGGATGGAGCCTCGGGATCCTTCCACATATGTGCTTGTATCAAATCTATATGCTGCTTCTGGGAGGTGGCATTGCTCAGAAATGGTCAGGGAGAATATGAGGGATAGGGGGCTTCGAAAGCACCCATGTCGAAGTTGGGTTATAATTAAGAAGCAGCTTCATACATTCTATGCAAGAGATAAATCCCATCCCCAATCAAAAGACATCTATAGTGGATTAGATATACTAATCTTGAAATGCCTGAAAGCTGGATATGAGCCAGACATGAGCTTTGTTCTTCAGGAAGTCGAGGAGCAGCAAAAGAAGGATTTCTTGTTCTATCACAGTGCAAAACTAGCTGCAACCTATGGACTTCTGAAGACCAGACCTGGAGAACCCATTCGGGTTGTGAAGAACATCCTTCTATGTAGGGATTGCCATACATTCTTGAAATATGCAACAGTAGTCACCCAGAGGGAGATAATTTTTCGGGATGCTTCTgggtttcattgtttttctaatGGTCAATGTTCGTGCAAAGGTTATTGGTGA